The region TTCTGCGGGACGACGACCGCGACCCGGTCCCCGTACTCGACGCCCATCGACTCGAGGGCGTTCGCCACCGCGTTCGACCGCCGGTCGAGGTCGTCGAAGGTGTACGTCTCGCGGCGCCCGTCAGGGTAGGTCTGGTACAGCGCCGGCCGATCACCGTCGGAATGCTTGCCCACGAGGTCGGTCGCGGCGTTGAACCCCGCCGGAACGTCCCACGAGAACGACGTCCGAGCGTCGTCGTACGAGTCCCCCTCGACAGAGATATGCCACACCATAGCACGACATATGATGGAGGGCGAGATAAACGGTCGGGCGGGCTGCGATCGCTGCATATGGCCGGAGCCGACCCGCCGATTCAGAGCCGCGGGAACCGCGGCGCCTCGACGGTCACGTCGACGTCGGCCAGGCGCGGATCGGCGGCCAGGTCGGCCACGAGTTCGCGCTGCGGATCGGCGGTTCGGGACTGGTACAGGGTCCGTTCCTCGGTCGCGGTCTCGGACCCGGACTCGGATTCAGGCTGGGACTCGGGGACATCGTCGTCACCCTCCCGCCAGGCGACCGCGAGCCGCGCCCGGCGCAGCCTGGTCCCGGTGACCAGACGAAGTTCGTCGAGGTCGTCGAGCGGGACGGCGAAGTTTCGGTCGTCGTAGGTCGCGACCTCGGCGGGCGGGAGATCGGCGATCGCCTCCCGATCGCGCTCGCCCATGTCCGCCCGTAGGAGCAGCGATCGATAGGACTCGCCAACGAAACACCACAGCAGCCGTTCGTCGGTCAGTACCAGCTCCCAGAACTCGATGGAGTTCGGCCGCTGGCGGAACCAGTGCGAGAGTCGGGCGAGGGTGGTTTCGGTCGTCATCTGCTCTCCGGTCTCGGTGCGGGACGGCGTTCGCGTCCGGTCATCGCGCCGCGTTCGGGTCGGGGTATCGGTCACGTGCGATCACCGTTCGAGCAGCGCGTGGAGGTCGGCGGGCAGGTCGTCGCCGTCCTGGGTCAGCAACGAGACGCCGACGAACAAGACGACGGCGACGAGTAATGCGACGGTGCCGACGGGGAACTCGTCCGGGTACGGGTAGGTCGCCATGATGCCACTGGCGAGCCCCCCGTAGCCGGCGACGTCCGCGGCCATCGGGACGGCGCTGTAGACGACGTTGACGACGAGACCGCCGAGAATGGCGACGATCGCGCCCTCCTTCGTCGCGCCCTTCCAGTTCATCCCGAAGACGGCGATCGGGACGAACGCCGCGGCGAAGAAGCCCCAGCCGATCGTTCCGAGGATGCCCACCAGCGCGTCGGAGTAGTAGACGACGCCCGTCGCGAGCACCGTCAGCCCGGCCAGGGCCGCCTGCGTGACTCGGAGCTCCGTCCGGTCGTGCTCGATCGGCCGACCGAGCGCTCTCGGAATGTCCCGCGAGATGGCCGCCGCGCCGATGTTGAGGAACGAGTCGCTGGTCGACATGATCGCCGCGAGCAGCGCCGCGAGGATGAGCCCGGCGACGACGCTCGGCGTGTACTCGAGGACGAAGACCGGCCCGACCTCGCTCGCGCTGAACGTTTCTTGAATCTCGCCGGCCTCGACCATCGCGCGCATCGACAGCCCCGCCGAGAAGGCGATCAGGCTCGAGATCGCGTAGGAGAGGGCGGCGATCGGCGCGCCCCACTTCAGGATTTTGAGGTTGCGGCTCATGTAGAACTTCGTGATCAGATGCGGTTGGCCGGCCGCGCCAACCGAGAAGAGAATCCACCAGGCGACGGCCACGAGGACGGCCGTCGTCGCACCGCCCATCGCGCCGAACGGCGAAACGAGAGAGGGATCGGCGGTCGCCAGGTTTCGGGAGATGCTCTCCATCCCGCCGCCGAAGGACATGGCGTAGGTGAAGACGAACACCGCGCCGGTGATCATCGTCAGCGCCTGCAGGAAGTCCGTCCAGACGCCGGCGATCATCCCGCCGAGCATGCTGTAGAGCAGCAGGATGAGGGCGCCCCCGAGCAGCCCCCAGATGACGGGAATGCCGAAGATCGCCCGCATGACGAACTGCAGAGCCGCGAGGTTAGTCGCCAGGTAGGCGATCACGCCGACGACGACGGCCAGGCCGGTCAGGCCGCGCACCCAGTCGCTCTCGTAGCGGACGTACATCCCGTCTGCCAACGTCAGGACGTCCCGGATGTCCGCGAGCAGGCGCAGCCGCTTGGCGAGGACGACCCAGGTGATGAGAAAGCCAAGCGGCGCGGTAAAGAAGATCCAGAGCGCGGTCGTCCCGAACGAGTAAACCAGTTCGGGGCCGCCGACGAAGCCGAACCCGGACTGGATGACCGAGAACGCGGTCATCGCGAGCACCCAGGTGCCGATGCTCTTGCCCGTGATGAGGAAGTCGCCGGTCGTGTGCGTTCGCATGTAGCCCCAGACGCCGATCAGGATGACGACGAACAGGTACGCCGCCCCGAAGGCGATGATGACCGGATCGTCGGCGACCGGGATCCCCTCCGTCTGGAGCGGTCCCGGGAGCGAGACTGGGGACGGAAGCGAGAGCGCGACAGCGTCAGTCATCGTCACCCTCTGCGTCGGTCGCGCCGTCGAAGCCGTCAGTCCGCGCGGGCCGCTCGATGTGCTGGGGCGCGAGCGGCAAGTCCTCCCGTTGCTGTCGGTCCCGCGCCTCGCCGATGATGTCGTCGACGATCGCTTCACCGCCGATGCGGTCGAAGATTACTGAGTAGTAGAGCGCCGCGAACGCGGGCGCCAGCCACAGGAGCGCGAAGTAGACGAGCGTCGACGACGGCACGCCGAGCACGTACGAGTAGCTGGTAGTGGCCGGATTCCACAGCAGCCAGATTCCCGTCAGCCCCGCGAGGAACATGACGGCGAGCGTGCCGACCAGACCGGTGTAGGGCTCGAAGGGTGAGCCGCGGTCGCGTTGTTCGGTCGACGCCGATGCGACCACGGCGAGGATGAACAGCGCCGCGACGTACGAGAACGCGCGGTACAGGTCGAGGCTCGCGGTGACGAGCGCGGCCGCCGCGAGGACGCCGATCGCGGTCAGCATCGCGTTCCGAGTCACGGGCACGCACCTCGAGTAACCCGGTGGTCGTCCGCGGTGACCCGGCGCCGTTCGGCCCGGTTCCGCTCGGATCGGGGCGGCCGTCCCCGTACGGATCGTCCGTCATCATCCCGTTCGGTACGACCGCGAATTATGGTATCACCCACCGTGACCATATATTGCATACCAAACCACGAACTGCTATTTGAATGGTTCGACGGTATTGGGGCTCCGGCCGAGTAAAGACGCCAGTAGACAAGTGGTGTGCGAATAAAACGCGGCTTATCCGATCGTCGAACGGTACGTCCGCGAGGATGGGCCTAGACGGTCATGGACGGCGTCGTGAACGCCCCCTCGTCGAGTTCGGGGTCGTATTCCTCGATCGCCTGTCGGACGATGGTGTACACGGCCCGCTTGCTCCAACGGGCGGTGTTAAGGTGGAGGTCGTAGAACTCGCGGTCGTCGATGTCGATCTCGTAATAGGATTCGTAGCGACCGGCCTCGCTGACCTCGCGGACCCGCATCTCCGCCTCGGTCTCCATGCGGTCCTCGATGCGGTCCAGGCGAACCTCCTCGGGCGCGTCGAGCCAGATCCGCAGGTCCGCGCGGTCGCCGGCCAGCCAGCCCGCCAGGCGTGACTCGAGGATGAAGGGCTTGTTGGCCATCCCCCATTTCTCGGCGATCTGCTGGAGGCGCTGGTCCAGCGCGCGGTCGATCTCGTCGGACTCCTCGGCCTTGGCGGTGAGCTGGTTGAGACTCATGTCCCGGTCCTCGGCGAGTTCGCGGAAGATGTCGCCGCCGGAGACGTACGGACAGCCGATCGCGTCGGCGAGGCGTTCACACAGCGTCGTCGCGCCACAGCCCGGTGGCCCGGAGACGGTGATGAAAAGCGTCGTGTCGAGTTCCTCGATCGAACTGTCGTGCGCAGCCATACGTGGATGCTCTCGGCCCCTCCTGAAAAGGTTCCGGCTACGACCCCGGGTGCGAGTCGTCGGCGCGGTGGTGCCCGGCCGGGAACGGCCCCGAGCCGGCAGTTTCGATTCCGAGTACGATCGACGACCCGGAAGAGTAACGCCTACGGTCGCGCGCCCCCGAAGGCCGCACGTGAACCGCCGTACGGTACTTCGAACCGCCGGGGTAACCGCCGTCGCGGGGCTCTCGGGCTGTATCGAGGCCCTTCAGGAACACTACGAGGGCAGTTTCCAGGGCCTGGTCCCCATCGAGATCCACAGCGAAGCCGATCACCACTACAACGTTATCCTCGAGGCCTACGCAGTGGACGAAGACCGCCAGACCTACGACGAGAGCTACACGGTGCGGGCCGGCGAGACGGCCTCGCCGCCGCATCTAGACGCGGCCGAGCAACGCTTCCGCGCGACGAAGATGGAACGCGAGACCGACGAACAGCTCACGAAGGAAGCGACCGTCACGCCGAACGTCGATCTCATCTCCGTTCGGCTCACCGACGACGATCTGATCCTCGATGTCGAACGCGGCGAGGAGGACGACGAGCCGGCACCCGAATCCGAGCCGAGCAGGTTCGACGAGTAACGCTCCCGACTCGACCGGCCCGTCCGCTCCGCCGCGGTCGTCTCCGGGCGCCACCGGGCTCGAACGACCGGAACGAACCCGAACTGACTCTGCGATCAGGGATACGGGTGGAACGACCGGTCGAGCCGCGGCTCGAAGCCCAGGTCGACCGGGACCGTCCGCGCCCGTTTGCCGAAGAACGGCTCGCCGGTGAACAGCGGTTGCGCGCCGGGAACGACGACCCGAACCGCCTCGAAGCCGATCGACTCGACGTCTCGGGTCGTCAACCGCGCCGCGTACGGCGTCAGGCCGGCGTCGGCCGTCCGCTCGCACAGCGCGTCCAACAGATCGACGCCCGTCGGCACGGAATCCGGACCGACGCTCGCCGCGGGCACCATCTGGTCGATGTCGACGAACTCCCGTGCCCGCTCGGGGAAGGCGGCGTAGTCGCCGATCGCACCGCCCGCGGAGTCGGCCTCCTCGGGCCCGAGGTTCCGCAGTTCCATCCAGTTCTGAATCGCCTCCGCGAGTGCCGACTCCGCGGCCGCCGCGGCGTCTACTCCGGCCGCCGAGCCGGCCGCGAAGGCCGGCCAGGCGTCGCCGGCCGGCGAGACGGGTACGCCCCCGGAGAGTTCGTCCAGATCGCGGTGGACCGCCACGGCCACGACCGGCACGTCGACGTCTTGGGTGACCAGCAGCGGCGTCACCGACAGCCCCTCGCTCCGGGCGCGGCGCGCGAGCCGCTCGAATCCCAGCGTTTCGACGGACAGCCCGAGCGGTTCGAACGTCGAGTACCAGGCGAGCATGGTCGCGTCGCGCTCGATCACCTCCGTCAGCCCGGCCGCGAGGGCGTCGACCGTCGAGGAGCCCAGTCCCAGCCCGGTCGTGATCGGCGGGACCAGGGACTCGCCGGGCTGGGGGAACTGGACCGCCGCGGCGGGCAGGTGGACGGATTCGCCGGTGGCAAGGTCCTCGCCGGGTACCCAGCGGTGCTCGTCGCTCGGATCGTACGCGGGCGCGTCGTCCGGCCGGACGAGATCCGTCGGGGTGACCGCGTTCTCGAGGTCGGTCTCGCTCGCGCGGACGAAGTCGTCCTCGCGGTAGACGCCGGCGCAGTAGCGCTCGAGGCCCTCGCCGACGGCCTTCATCAGCGCGGCGTTCCAGTCGTCGGCGACGCCGGCCGCCTGGCGGGGCGCGCTCGCCGCGCTGTAGGCCGTCGTGTCCGCGACGGTCGCCAGGTAGTAGGGCGCGGGGAACGACTCGATCTCGCCGATGCTCGCGATGGGACCGACACGGTCGTCGATCGCCGCCTCAGCGTGCTCGACCGCGGCGTCGAGGTCGAGGGAGTCGGCGTCGCGATCGAGGCTCTGGTCGCGCCCGCCGTCCGCACAGTCACAGCCCGGGACCGGGAGAAAGCGTCGCCTGGCGTGGGGCACTTCGCGGACGTGGCCGACGATCGACCGCTCGTCGCCCGAGAGGACGCGCACACACTCCCGGCCGGCGATTGCGCCGGCGAGCCGCGCCGCGCTGCGGTCGGCCTGCGGGCCGTCGGCTCGCTGCCCGTCCGCGAGATTCGATGCGACGCGCGCGCTGAGACAGTCGAAACAGCCCGTCGCGGGCGCGAAGCCGGCAACGGCGGCGTCGACGCCGTCGATCGGCTGGCCGCCGACCCCGCCGATCTCGACGGCGAGCCAGGGCGTGTCCCCCTCGCGCGCCGCCTCGTTCGCCCGCTCGAACGTCGCCGCGCCGGCGACGTCGCTCACGATCGCGAATCGGGCGTCACTGAGCGCCTCCGGGGTCGCGTCTGCGACGGTAACGTCGACGTCCCCGAGCGCGGCGACGACGGCCTGGCGGACCGGATCGTCGCCGACGACGTGTACTTGCATATCCGAACGCTCACAGGCGGACGGCAAAAGAGTCGCGCTCGATTTCCGTCTCGGACCGGGCCGGGTTTGGTCAGTCCCCCTCGTTGTCGTCCGACGCCTGGCGCGTCTCCGCGATGTCGATAGTCTCGCCCGAGTCCGACGGCATGTCCTCGCCCTCCTGGATCTCCTGGGCCTCCTGTTCCATCGCTTCGACGTCCATCTCGGCCTCTTCGCCGATCTCGCCGATGATGTCGGCGATGTCGTCGAGGCCGATCAGTTCGCGGGTCTCCTCGTCGAATTCGAGACTTTCGAGATCGGTCCCATCTTCCTCGACGTCGCTGCCGGAGAGATGCTTGCCGTAGCGGCCGACCAGGGAGGTCAGTTCCTGGGGCAGGACGAACGTCGTCGACTCGCCCTGGCCGATCTCGGAGAGGGTCTCCATCCCCTTGTCGATGACCGCGCGTTCGCCCATCGATTCCGCGGAGCGAGCGCGGAGGACGGTCGAGATCGCGTCACCTTGGGCTTCGAGGATCTGGCTCTGCTTCTCGCCCTGCGCGCGGATGATGTTCGATTGCTTGTCCCCTTCCGCCTGCTCGACGGCGCTGCGGCGTTCACCCTGGGCTTCGAGGATCATGGCGCGCCGGCGGCGCTCGGCGGAGGTCTGTTCCTCCATCGCGCCCTTGACGCCCTGCGAGGGGGTAACCTCGCGGACCTCGACGCTCTCGACGCGGATCCCCCACTCGTCGGTCGGTTCGTCCAGTTCCTGGCGGATCCGCTCGTTGATCATCTCCCGCCTGGAGAGCGTGTCGTCCAGCTCCATGTCGCCGATGACCGCGCGCAGGGTGGTCTGGGCCAGGTTCGAGACCGCCCGTTGGTAGTCGTCGACCTCGAGGAACGCGCGCCTGGCGTCCATCACCCTGATGTAGACGACGGCGTCGGCCGTGACCGGCGAGTTGTCGCGGGTGATCGCCTCCTGGCTCGGCACGTCGATCGTCTGGGTGCGCATGTCGAAGGTGTACACCCGCGAGACGAACGGCGGCACGATGTTCAGCCCGGGCTCGAGCAGCTTGCGGTACTCCCCGAGAATGGTGAGCGCGCCCCTGTCGTAGGCGTCGACGATTTCGACCATCGACCAGACGGTCGCGACCGCGACGACGAGCACGAGCGCGCCGACGAGGAGCAGCGGGTCGTCGGCCTGCAGTTGCAGGGGGGCGAGTTCGAGCGATCCCATTACGTGTGGTACGGTATCGAGGCGAATAACACTTGGCCACGTGCGAAACCGGTCGCGGTCAGATCAGCAAGGGAAAACGAGGCGGGTGACCCGGTCCGCGTCGAGACGATCCGTGCGACCGCGGCCGGAGTCAGTCGTGGGTCGCCGACGCTCGATCGACGTAAACGAGTTCGTCCGCCGACTCCAGCAGGCGGACGCCCCACGTGACGGTGACCGGAACCAGCGCGGTCGTGAAGATCGCGATGAAGACTAGGATCGAGAACATCGACTGATCGATGACGCCGGCGCTGAGGGCGACCTGGGCGATGATGATCTCGACGGTCCCCCGACCGTTCATCCCGAAGCCGACAACCAGGCCCTCGCGGGAGGACAGCGACGTCGGCAGGGCGAACAGCCACGAGCCGATGATCTTCCCGAGGAAGGCGATCGCAACCAGGACGGTCAGCACGATCAGCGAATCCGAGAACACCGAGAAGGTGATCTGGAAGCCGACCGTGACGAAGAAGATCGGCGCGAACAGCCCCATCGCGAGGTCGTAGATGACCGTGTGCATGTGTTCGTACAGGTCGGGCTCGACGTCGGCCTGGCGGAGGAACATCCCCGCCATGAAGCCGCCGATGATCATGTGTAAGTCAGCCAGCGTCGCCAACTGGGCGAACAACAGGGAGACCAACAGGGCGAACGTGAACGCGGTCGTCCGGTCGACGAACCCGTACCGCTCGCGCTGGCGTTCGATGTAGTGCCACGCGACCGGCAGGAACCGATACCCGATCAGAAGCGTTACGGCGAAGAAGCCGACCGCCTGGAGTATGATGATGGCGAGTTCGGTCGCGTCGAACGTACCGGCGGTCACGTAGCTATCGACGCCCGCGAACGCGACGAGCACGCCCACGTCGGAGGCGAGCGCGCCGCCGAGTAACACGTTCGCGATCCGCGTATCGAGCAACTCGAGGTCCGCGAGGATCCGCGACTTGGTGGCCAGCGACGTCGCGGCCATGGCCAGGCCCAGGAACAGGGCCGCGCCGACGGACACGTCGAGCAAGACCCCGGCCGCGTAGCCCATTCCGAACGGAATGACGAAGGCGCCGAAGGCGATCAGCAGCGACTGGGCGCCCAGGCGGAACAGCTCACGGAGGTCGACTTCCATCCCGACGTAGACCATCAGGAGGAACACGCCGAGT is a window of Natrinema salifodinae DNA encoding:
- a CDS encoding sodium/proline symporter, yielding MTDAVALSLPSPVSLPGPLQTEGIPVADDPVIIAFGAAYLFVVILIGVWGYMRTHTTGDFLITGKSIGTWVLAMTAFSVIQSGFGFVGGPELVYSFGTTALWIFFTAPLGFLITWVVLAKRLRLLADIRDVLTLADGMYVRYESDWVRGLTGLAVVVGVIAYLATNLAALQFVMRAIFGIPVIWGLLGGALILLLYSMLGGMIAGVWTDFLQALTMITGAVFVFTYAMSFGGGMESISRNLATADPSLVSPFGAMGGATTAVLVAVAWWILFSVGAAGQPHLITKFYMSRNLKILKWGAPIAALSYAISSLIAFSAGLSMRAMVEAGEIQETFSASEVGPVFVLEYTPSVVAGLILAALLAAIMSTSDSFLNIGAAAISRDIPRALGRPIEHDRTELRVTQAALAGLTVLATGVVYYSDALVGILGTIGWGFFAAAFVPIAVFGMNWKGATKEGAIVAILGGLVVNVVYSAVPMAADVAGYGGLASGIMATYPYPDEFPVGTVALLVAVVLFVGVSLLTQDGDDLPADLHALLER
- a CDS encoding SPFH domain-containing protein; translation: MGSLELAPLQLQADDPLLLVGALVLVVAVATVWSMVEIVDAYDRGALTILGEYRKLLEPGLNIVPPFVSRVYTFDMRTQTIDVPSQEAITRDNSPVTADAVVYIRVMDARRAFLEVDDYQRAVSNLAQTTLRAVIGDMELDDTLSRREMINERIRQELDEPTDEWGIRVESVEVREVTPSQGVKGAMEEQTSAERRRRAMILEAQGERRSAVEQAEGDKQSNIIRAQGEKQSQILEAQGDAISTVLRARSAESMGERAVIDKGMETLSEIGQGESTTFVLPQELTSLVGRYGKHLSGSDVEEDGTDLESLEFDEETRELIGLDDIADIIGEIGEEAEMDVEAMEQEAQEIQEGEDMPSDSGETIDIAETRQASDDNEGD
- the cmk gene encoding (d)CMP kinase, which translates into the protein MAAHDSSIEELDTTLFITVSGPPGCGATTLCERLADAIGCPYVSGGDIFRELAEDRDMSLNQLTAKAEESDEIDRALDQRLQQIAEKWGMANKPFILESRLAGWLAGDRADLRIWLDAPEEVRLDRIEDRMETEAEMRVREVSEAGRYESYYEIDIDDREFYDLHLNTARWSKRAVYTIVRQAIEEYDPELDEGAFTTPSMTV
- a CDS encoding cation:proton antiporter, with the protein product MVEAVGIDVMSLLLVLTVAWVFGAIAERFGYPTMMGELFAGIAFGPALLGVLHPSELLTVLSELGVFLLMVYVGMEVDLRELFRLGAQSLLIAFGAFVIPFGMGYAAGVLLDVSVGAALFLGLAMAATSLATKSRILADLELLDTRIANVLLGGALASDVGVLVAFAGVDSYVTAGTFDATELAIIILQAVGFFAVTLLIGYRFLPVAWHYIERQRERYGFVDRTTAFTFALLVSLLFAQLATLADLHMIIGGFMAGMFLRQADVEPDLYEHMHTVIYDLAMGLFAPIFFVTVGFQITFSVFSDSLIVLTVLVAIAFLGKIIGSWLFALPTSLSSREGLVVGFGMNGRGTVEIIIAQVALSAGVIDQSMFSILVFIAIFTTALVPVTVTWGVRLLESADELVYVDRASATHD
- a CDS encoding YcaO-like family protein, which codes for MQVHVVGDDPVRQAVVAALGDVDVTVADATPEALSDARFAIVSDVAGAATFERANEAAREGDTPWLAVEIGGVGGQPIDGVDAAVAGFAPATGCFDCLSARVASNLADGQRADGPQADRSAARLAGAIAGRECVRVLSGDERSIVGHVREVPHARRRFLPVPGCDCADGGRDQSLDRDADSLDLDAAVEHAEAAIDDRVGPIASIGEIESFPAPYYLATVADTTAYSAASAPRQAAGVADDWNAALMKAVGEGLERYCAGVYREDDFVRASETDLENAVTPTDLVRPDDAPAYDPSDEHRWVPGEDLATGESVHLPAAAVQFPQPGESLVPPITTGLGLGSSTVDALAAGLTEVIERDATMLAWYSTFEPLGLSVETLGFERLARRARSEGLSVTPLLVTQDVDVPVVAVAVHRDLDELSGGVPVSPAGDAWPAFAAGSAAGVDAAAAAESALAEAIQNWMELRNLGPEEADSAGGAIGDYAAFPERAREFVDIDQMVPAASVGPDSVPTGVDLLDALCERTADAGLTPYAARLTTRDVESIGFEAVRVVVPGAQPLFTGEPFFGKRARTVPVDLGFEPRLDRSFHPYP